One window from the genome of Candidatus Chlorohelix allophototropha encodes:
- a CDS encoding cyclodeaminase/cyclohydrolase family protein: MSELLSDKTVSDFLAQLGSDAPTPGGGGASALAGANAAGLVTMVARLTISKEAFAIHAPRIQEIINAGDKARIVLEKAIDADAEAFEAVMSGYRLPRATPEEKAARAVRIQEGLKIATESPLNIARYSAEMAELAAELAEIGNPQAISDAGTAALLAEAAVQGALLQGCINLKSLKDGDYVAAARAEIEQLIERASNARSRALATTLQKLA; this comes from the coding sequence ATGAGTGAACTTTTAAGCGATAAGACGGTAAGCGATTTTCTAGCGCAACTCGGTTCGGATGCGCCTACACCGGGCGGTGGCGGGGCATCGGCGCTGGCAGGGGCAAACGCCGCCGGGCTAGTGACAATGGTGGCGCGTTTGACCATAAGCAAAGAAGCGTTCGCAATACACGCCCCACGCATACAGGAAATTATTAACGCGGGGGACAAAGCGCGAATTGTGCTGGAAAAGGCAATTGACGCGGACGCGGAGGCGTTTGAAGCGGTGATGTCCGGTTATCGTTTGCCGCGTGCCACCCCAGAGGAGAAAGCAGCCCGCGCTGTCCGTATCCAAGAAGGGCTGAAAATCGCTACCGAGTCGCCTTTGAATATCGCCCGATATAGCGCAGAGATGGCAGAATTGGCAGCGGAACTCGCCGAAATCGGTAATCCACAAGCTATTTCCGATGCAGGTACAGCGGCATTGCTGGCAGAAGCGGCGGTACAAGGAGCGCTATTGCAGGGATGCATCAACCTGAAATCGCTCAAGGATGGTGATTACGTAGCGGCAGCACGCGCCGAAATCGAGCAGTTAATTGAACGCGCTTCTAACGCCCGTTCTCGCGCCCTCGCTACTACACTCCAAAAATTAGCGTAA
- a CDS encoding FHA domain-containing protein, whose product MEQISATINANGMMLLGPEAHLRWGERVLPLRPVGKIVMGRAAGVDYLIADSSVSRRHAEIKYTNGLYYICDLGSTNGVFVSGKRVTGDVALMPGNEVQLGYVKMQFRLGLELTALPVQAKRPAQVPLLSLPPVIAPQVRAHSLQPDLFLHYRLRICSGSNSGMNLKLDSKSLYRIGRCGGLRSDFEINDVKGSELSAYVLKRIDGGFAIRDTSPNGAILLNGKAFDREARPLKSGDTITLGDTVLIFESVLLAA is encoded by the coding sequence ATGGAACAGATCAGCGCGACAATAAATGCAAATGGAATGATGCTGCTCGGTCCTGAAGCGCATCTACGTTGGGGTGAACGTGTCCTCCCTTTGCGTCCTGTAGGTAAGATTGTGATGGGGCGTGCCGCAGGAGTAGATTATCTGATAGCTGATAGTTCGGTTTCGCGTCGCCATGCTGAAATAAAATATACAAACGGGCTATATTACATTTGCGATTTGGGCAGTACTAACGGAGTGTTTGTATCCGGTAAGCGTGTTACCGGTGATGTTGCCCTTATGCCCGGTAACGAAGTACAACTTGGCTACGTGAAAATGCAGTTCAGGCTTGGTTTAGAGCTTACTGCCCTACCTGTGCAAGCGAAACGCCCTGCGCAAGTGCCTTTGCTTTCTTTGCCTCCGGTGATAGCGCCACAGGTTCGCGCTCATTCGCTTCAACCCGACCTGTTTTTGCACTATCGGTTGCGAATATGTAGCGGTTCAAATAGCGGTATGAATCTGAAACTTGATAGCAAATCGCTTTATCGAATTGGGCGTTGTGGTGGTTTGCGCTCGGATTTTGAGATCAACGATGTGAAAGGCTCTGAACTAAGCGCGTATGTTCTCAAAAGAATAGATGGTGGTTTTGCTATCCGTGATACTTCTCCAAACGGCGCTATTTTGCTGAACGGGAAAGCGTTTGATCGGGAGGCTCGCCCGCTGAAATCAGGTGATACTATTACTCTTGGAGATACCGTACTAATCTTTGAGAGTGTACTCCTCGCCGCATGA
- a CDS encoding PQQ-binding-like beta-propeller repeat protein, with the protein MKKKYLFLSLVVLLAAILATLLPAVSSSAMNISFNDPGFSNTWNRIDKPVDEIPGVGRGFTWGPIVLGAAAITNEPYGGATRKVQYFDKARMEVNNPSANPSDLFYVTTGLLVKELVTGKQQISDTDFTQFTPSTVQVAGDPNDGGQNSVAPTYASFKNVVTFNGSENGKDRANGGLINTQIDKAGNVGTYTPPEQRTYSGYDDTTRHNIADVFVNFGNRNGKIWNGSAFVDGAVFFGNSVYVTGRPVSEAYWVQAVVGGVTKPVLVQLFERRVLTYTPGNAAGFEVEMGNVGQHYYKWRYVLGGGGGTPTPTPTPTATPTPAPQPFPQDFSQFRAPYHKTGAKPVGGSPGGIANFRGYSVGAAGISASSPVVNSDQSIAVYATNNKGVVALNLTASLNDLTQKWIYPASGTVPPISFATPILYNGVVYIGDDNGNMHAIKLADGTSVWTTPSNAGASFGAVVGAAITDGTNLYFNTASGRLLAIRLSDGVQVWQSVPLGVLASGPIFAYGGNLFVGSTNGKVYAFQTSNGSEVATWTKPALNPIILTMAYANNTLYVPNGATLTALNSSGTTIKDVTLDGTISSVPAVTADKVYFGVDTANKVYGINASNLGDVNRFVFGASGNPAGAIALVDGFIYFGTSNGILYQVEAANSANANQLVNGLSGFGNNSPVVANGRVYIGNSDGKLYIVK; encoded by the coding sequence GTGAAAAAGAAGTATTTGTTCCTGTCACTTGTCGTTTTACTGGCAGCTATTCTAGCTACATTGTTGCCTGCTGTTAGCAGTTCGGCTATGAACATCAGCTTTAATGACCCCGGCTTTAGTAATACTTGGAATCGGATTGACAAGCCCGTGGATGAAATCCCCGGAGTAGGACGTGGCTTTACGTGGGGTCCTATCGTGTTAGGTGCTGCGGCTATAACCAACGAGCCTTACGGTGGCGCAACTCGCAAGGTGCAATATTTCGATAAAGCTCGTATGGAAGTGAACAACCCCTCCGCTAATCCGAGCGACTTGTTCTATGTGACCACCGGCTTGCTGGTTAAAGAGCTTGTCACCGGAAAGCAACAGATTAGCGATACTGACTTTACTCAGTTTACTCCTAGCACTGTGCAAGTTGCCGGTGATCCTAATGATGGTGGGCAGAACTCGGTTGCCCCTACCTATGCCAGCTTCAAGAATGTGGTAACTTTCAACGGCAGCGAGAACGGCAAAGATAGGGCTAATGGTGGTCTTATCAACACCCAGATCGATAAAGCCGGAAACGTTGGTACTTATACCCCGCCCGAACAACGCACCTATAGCGGCTATGATGACACTACCCGTCACAATATTGCCGATGTGTTCGTGAATTTCGGCAATCGCAACGGTAAAATTTGGAACGGCAGCGCGTTTGTAGATGGGGCAGTTTTCTTCGGCAATTCAGTGTATGTTACCGGACGACCTGTTTCTGAAGCTTACTGGGTTCAGGCGGTTGTCGGTGGCGTTACCAAGCCGGTACTAGTACAGTTATTTGAGCGTCGTGTACTGACCTATACCCCCGGAAATGCAGCCGGATTTGAAGTAGAAATGGGTAACGTAGGGCAGCATTATTACAAGTGGCGTTATGTATTGGGTGGCGGCGGCGGTACTCCAACCCCTACACCAACCCCTACCGCTACTCCGACTCCTGCGCCCCAACCTTTCCCGCAGGACTTCAGCCAGTTCCGCGCCCCTTACCATAAAACCGGCGCTAAACCGGTGGGCGGTTCGCCCGGTGGTATTGCGAACTTCCGAGGTTATTCGGTGGGCGCAGCCGGTATCTCTGCTAGTTCGCCGGTAGTGAACAGCGACCAAAGTATCGCGGTGTACGCTACTAATAATAAGGGCGTAGTGGCGTTGAACCTAACTGCTAGCCTGAATGACCTGACCCAGAAGTGGATTTACCCCGCTTCCGGCACTGTTCCGCCTATCTCCTTTGCTACTCCGATCCTGTACAATGGCGTGGTTTACATCGGAGATGACAATGGCAATATGCATGCCATCAAGTTGGCTGATGGTACTTCTGTTTGGACAACCCCCAGCAATGCCGGCGCGTCTTTTGGTGCAGTGGTAGGTGCAGCAATTACCGATGGTACTAACCTCTACTTCAATACTGCCAGTGGTCGCTTGCTAGCAATCCGTTTGTCAGATGGTGTACAGGTCTGGCAATCTGTTCCTCTGGGTGTTTTGGCAAGTGGTCCGATCTTTGCCTATGGCGGCAATCTCTTCGTTGGTTCTACTAATGGCAAGGTTTATGCTTTCCAGACCTCGAACGGCAGCGAAGTTGCCACTTGGACTAAGCCAGCCCTGAACCCCATAATTTTGACGATGGCTTACGCCAATAACACGTTGTACGTGCCAAATGGCGCTACCCTAACTGCCTTGAATAGTTCCGGCACTACCATCAAAGATGTGACGCTAGATGGCACGATTAGCTCAGTACCGGCAGTGACGGCGGATAAGGTTTACTTTGGGGTGGACACCGCAAACAAGGTTTATGGTATTAACGCTTCAAATTTGGGGGATGTTAATCGCTTCGTCTTTGGGGCGAGCGGCAACCCTGCCGGAGCTATTGCGTTAGTAGATGGGTTTATCTACTTCGGCACCAGCAACGGCATATTGTATCAGGTGGAAGCGGCAAACTCTGCCAATGCAAACCAGTTGGTCAATGGGCTGAGCGGTTTCGGCAACAACTCGCCAGTAGTCGCGAATGGTCGGGTTTACATCGGTAACAGCGATGGCAAACTCTATATAGTTAAGTAG
- a CDS encoding cyclic nucleotide-binding domain-containing protein, which translates to MSFINLFRNEKDVKVFAAGEVIFNEGESANSMFVILEGTVEISTKNTVINTLDGGEILGEMALVDGSPRSATAIAKTECKLVQIDERRFLYMVQETPFFSLQVMRVIAKRLRALNEFIKAQ; encoded by the coding sequence GTGAGTTTTATAAATCTCTTTCGTAACGAAAAGGATGTAAAGGTTTTTGCCGCCGGGGAAGTAATTTTTAACGAAGGCGAGAGCGCCAATAGTATGTTCGTAATACTGGAAGGTACTGTCGAGATCAGCACCAAAAACACAGTTATCAACACCCTCGATGGAGGCGAAATATTGGGAGAAATGGCGTTGGTTGATGGCTCGCCACGTAGCGCCACCGCTATTGCCAAAACCGAGTGTAAACTGGTGCAGATTGACGAAAGAAGGTTTCTTTACATGGTGCAAGAAACCCCCTTCTTCTCGTTACAGGTTATGCGGGTTATTGCCAAGCGATTGCGCGCGCTTAATGAGTTCATCAAAGCCCAATAG
- a CDS encoding zinc-binding dehydrogenase, with translation MPTTYRKMIVTKLSPNFGEAIQIIEAPLPEPGRGEILVRTRYAGMNASVGVFTAGGYPNTPPLPFDVSTESTGEVVAVGENVTHLKAGDTVMGFGAGFSEYQLVKAPSVYPVTQASPEITSFLVSGLTASIALEQVGEMKSGETVLVTAAAGGTGQFAVQLAKLAGNHVIGTCSSDEKAALLKELGCDRVINYRREDLGKTLKEEYPKGVNLVYESVGRSTFDICMRNLAIRGRMLVIGSVADYTAGPETITAPRINSSLVMKSISLRGFFLFHFTQYYAAHLQKLSELYREGKLKVNIEPTEFKGIDSVVKAFEFLHSGKSSGKVIVSF, from the coding sequence ATGCCCACCACCTACCGCAAGATGATTGTTACTAAGCTTAGCCCTAATTTTGGCGAAGCGATCCAGATAATTGAAGCGCCGCTACCAGAACCGGGACGAGGCGAGATTCTGGTGCGTACCCGATACGCTGGTATGAACGCTTCGGTAGGGGTTTTCACAGCGGGCGGCTATCCCAACACTCCCCCGTTACCCTTCGATGTCTCTACCGAATCCACCGGAGAGGTGGTAGCAGTTGGGGAGAACGTGACCCATCTAAAAGCGGGTGATACGGTGATGGGTTTTGGCGCGGGTTTTAGCGAATACCAGTTGGTGAAAGCGCCCTCGGTTTACCCTGTAACGCAAGCCTCGCCGGAAATTACCAGCTTTCTAGTGAGCGGTTTAACGGCTTCGATTGCGCTGGAACAGGTGGGAGAGATGAAAAGCGGAGAGACGGTGCTGGTGACGGCGGCGGCAGGCGGTACCGGGCAATTTGCGGTGCAACTTGCCAAGCTCGCCGGAAACCATGTGATTGGAACGTGCAGTTCGGATGAAAAAGCGGCGTTGCTCAAAGAGCTTGGCTGCGACCGGGTTATCAACTATCGCCGAGAGGATTTGGGCAAGACGCTGAAAGAGGAATATCCCAAAGGGGTAAATCTGGTGTATGAATCGGTGGGACGCAGCACCTTTGATATTTGCATGCGCAATTTGGCGATACGCGGGCGGATGTTGGTAATCGGTTCGGTAGCAGACTATACCGCCGGACCTGAAACAATCACCGCACCGCGTATCAACTCATCGCTGGTAATGAAATCCATCTCGTTGCGGGGTTTTTTCTTGTTCCACTTCACCCAGTATTACGCCGCGCATTTGCAAAAGCTGTCCGAACTGTATCGAGAAGGCAAGCTGAAGGTAAACATCGAGCCAACCGAATTTAAGGGGATAGATTCGGTGGTAAAGGCTTTTGAATTTCTACACAGCGGTAAAAGCTCAGGCAAGGTTATCGTAAGTTTCTAA
- a CDS encoding glycosyltransferase family 2 protein produces the protein MSKQRTTGHVTSFVLQNPDIVKTSRNLIDGITPSSDGIARTRSQIISVVIPTRNRIDQIEHALASILEGTRLPLEIIVVDQSNPELVPALAEVVQSVTRQHGFSLLAETECFPLVRFIHSDTVGAGTNRNLGAAAAHGEIILFMDDDCLAGNDWIEMVEQEYSQHADIQAVYGRILPPMTIKRNGTEIGRRSTERRVFDRPVKPWHIGSGGNMSFRREAFLKCGGFDEVMNIGGALGTFEDLDIGYRLLRRGLKIVYTGKSLVYHDSKKDFEQQIRTEKSYGKGVGAATAKYLRCGWVSALLVLWQWYWHMAIRRTFAGILKWHSIKVVRLALLQFWYPFVGLIEGLTWPLDRVHHLYQPKVSDS, from the coding sequence ATGTCAAAACAAAGAACAACCGGGCACGTTACATCTTTCGTTTTACAGAATCCGGATATTGTTAAAACGAGTCGAAATCTAATAGATGGTATAACCCCGAGTAGTGATGGAATAGCTCGAACACGTAGCCAAATCATTTCGGTTGTAATTCCCACACGCAACCGGATAGACCAGATTGAACATGCGCTCGCCTCAATCTTGGAGGGCACACGACTGCCCCTTGAAATTATTGTAGTAGATCAAAGTAATCCTGAGCTTGTTCCGGCTTTAGCAGAGGTGGTACAGTCTGTAACTCGGCAACACGGTTTTAGCTTACTTGCCGAAACAGAGTGCTTTCCGCTGGTCAGATTTATTCACAGCGATACGGTTGGCGCAGGTACAAACCGTAATCTGGGGGCAGCAGCAGCACATGGCGAGATTATCCTTTTTATGGATGATGATTGCCTAGCCGGCAACGACTGGATTGAGATGGTAGAGCAGGAATATAGTCAGCATGCTGACATACAAGCGGTTTACGGACGAATTTTGCCTCCGATGACTATTAAACGCAACGGCACTGAAATTGGAAGACGCAGCACCGAACGTCGAGTATTTGATCGCCCGGTTAAGCCTTGGCATATCGGCAGCGGTGGAAATATGAGTTTCCGGCGTGAGGCTTTCTTGAAGTGCGGCGGCTTCGACGAAGTTATGAATATCGGCGGCGCACTGGGAACCTTTGAAGACCTCGATATTGGCTACCGACTGTTGCGCAGGGGCTTGAAAATAGTTTATACCGGCAAGTCGCTGGTTTACCACGATAGCAAAAAAGATTTCGAGCAACAAATACGAACTGAAAAAAGCTATGGCAAAGGGGTGGGCGCAGCAACCGCCAAATATTTGCGGTGCGGTTGGGTTAGCGCACTGCTGGTACTTTGGCAATGGTATTGGCACATGGCGATACGGCGCACATTTGCCGGGATACTAAAGTGGCATAGCATTAAGGTAGTACGGTTAGCGCTTCTGCAATTCTGGTATCCTTTTGTTGGATTAATTGAAGGGTTGACATGGCCGCTTGACCGTGTACATCATCTGTATCAACCCAAAGTAAGCGATTCTTGA
- a CDS encoding bifunctional 5,10-methylenetetrahydrofolate dehydrogenase/5,10-methenyltetrahydrofolate cyclohydrolase codes for MSFTTQSGQAVMMDGKALAKEERERLKAEVATFTEKHGFAPGLAVVLVGNDPASIDYSGVLVRHAREYGMHALHHVLPSGISFEQFTEEIAGLNADKSIHGISIQWPVPGIDQSHATLTLEPRKDVEGYHPISTGKLFSGSDTFIPATPLGGLRLLEHYGYKLYGKLCLVVGFGVTVGRPLTALLIAAGATPVVTHLPTPRETLVKLGREADFIFGAAGAAHLITGEMVKPGAVVVDFGMSFIDGKMYGDVEVESVRQVAQAVTTSPSVSGRLTSIALLENVLKAARQQTEQL; via the coding sequence TTGAGCTTCACTACGCAAAGTGGGCAAGCAGTGATGATGGACGGCAAGGCGCTGGCGAAAGAGGAACGCGAACGCTTGAAAGCCGAAGTTGCTACCTTTACTGAAAAACATGGATTTGCGCCGGGCTTGGCGGTAGTGCTGGTCGGTAATGACCCCGCCTCGATTGACTATAGCGGGGTATTGGTACGGCACGCTCGCGAATATGGGATGCACGCCCTTCATCATGTGCTACCTTCTGGAATCAGCTTCGAGCAGTTCACGGAGGAAATTGCCGGATTGAATGCCGATAAGTCTATACACGGCATTTCAATCCAATGGCCTGTGCCGGGTATTGATCAATCACACGCCACCCTAACGCTCGAACCGCGCAAAGATGTGGAGGGTTACCATCCTATTTCTACTGGCAAGCTCTTCAGTGGAAGCGATACTTTTATTCCGGCTACGCCCCTCGGCGGGTTGCGCTTGCTGGAACACTACGGCTACAAACTGTACGGCAAGCTCTGTCTGGTGGTAGGCTTTGGCGTTACGGTTGGGCGACCGCTCACTGCTTTATTGATTGCAGCAGGCGCAACCCCCGTTGTAACGCATTTGCCAACCCCGCGTGAGACTTTGGTTAAGCTGGGGCGGGAAGCGGATTTTATCTTTGGGGCAGCAGGAGCGGCACACCTCATCACTGGAGAGATGGTCAAGCCCGGCGCAGTGGTGGTGGATTTTGGCATGAGCTTCATTGATGGCAAGATGTACGGTGATGTAGAAGTGGAAAGCGTAAGACAGGTAGCGCAGGCAGTTACTACCTCGCCTTCGGTAAGCGGTCGCCTGACTTCAATTGCGCTGCTGGAAAATGTGCTGAAAGCGGCGCGACAGCAAACGGAACAGTTATGA